One window of the Deltaproteobacteria bacterium genome contains the following:
- a CDS encoding dTMP kinase, giving the protein MTGFFITFEGIEGCGKSTHVAALAQSLLERGYDVVATREPGGTATGQTLRQILLHSTDAPLAKSAELLLMLADRAQHVEEVVASGLRAGKVVISDRFADSTLAYQGHGRGIEHDLLLRLNDFACGGYKPDLTFLLDLSVEEGLRRAGKRRGTTETVDHFEAESAAFHERVRQGFLSVAHTEPSRVRVIDSLRPLEEISQEILALVLTRLADHGPRTT; this is encoded by the coding sequence ATGACTGGATTCTTCATTACTTTCGAGGGAATCGAAGGCTGCGGAAAAAGTACGCATGTGGCCGCGCTGGCGCAGTCCCTGCTGGAACGTGGTTACGACGTCGTCGCCACGCGCGAGCCGGGGGGCACGGCAACGGGGCAGACGTTGCGGCAAATCTTGCTGCACTCGACAGATGCCCCTCTCGCCAAAAGTGCGGAACTGCTGCTGATGCTAGCGGATCGCGCTCAGCATGTCGAAGAAGTGGTCGCGTCGGGACTGCGGGCTGGGAAAGTGGTGATCTCCGACCGTTTCGCGGATTCTACCCTTGCCTACCAAGGCCATGGCCGTGGCATTGAGCATGATCTGTTGCTGCGCTTGAATGACTTCGCTTGTGGAGGCTATAAACCGGATCTCACTTTTCTTTTGGATCTTTCGGTTGAAGAAGGACTGCGGCGCGCGGGCAAACGCCGAGGAACGACTGAGACCGTGGACCACTTCGAGGCGGAATCCGCCGCCTTCCACGAACGGGTACGACAGGGGTTTTTATCAGTTGCTCACACGGAACCGAGCCGCGTCCGAGTGATCGATTCGCTGCGCCCACTGGAAGAGATCAGCCAGGAGATCCTCGCCCTCGTCTTAACGCGATTGGCGGACCACGGACCACGCACTACGTAA
- a CDS encoding TatD family hydrolase yields the protein MLIDSHCHLTDRLFDEDLEAVLARAHAAGVGRFIVIGANGDFSHNEKAVALAQAHPSIFAVVGVHPHDAKTITEETYAQLRQLAQHPKVVGLGETGLDFYYDNSPREDQRAHFRRFIRLACELELPLSMHVRDAYTEAAATLREEGGGRVRGVMHCFTGSADEARELLALGLYLSFSGIVTFKSAHALRAVAKVVPLDCLLVETDCPLLAPVPYRGKRNEPAYVAQVAQAIAEVRGLGLAEVVEATKRNTEALFQLAV from the coding sequence ATGCTCATCGATTCGCACTGTCATCTGACTGACCGCCTCTTCGACGAAGACCTGGAGGCAGTCCTCGCGCGTGCTCATGCCGCCGGCGTGGGACGCTTCATCGTCATCGGTGCCAACGGCGATTTTTCCCATAACGAAAAAGCTGTGGCTTTGGCTCAAGCTCATCCGTCTATTTTTGCCGTCGTTGGCGTGCATCCTCACGATGCCAAGACCATTACCGAGGAGACCTACGCGCAGTTGCGCCAACTCGCCCAGCATCCCAAGGTCGTTGGCCTGGGCGAAACCGGGCTCGACTTCTACTACGATAACTCACCCAGAGAAGACCAACGTGCGCATTTTCGCCGGTTCATCCGGCTGGCGTGCGAGCTGGAGCTGCCGCTGTCGATGCATGTGCGCGACGCTTACACGGAAGCAGCGGCCACGTTGCGTGAAGAGGGTGGCGGGAGGGTGCGCGGCGTTATGCACTGCTTCACCGGCAGCGCGGACGAAGCTCGTGAACTGCTCGCGCTTGGGCTGTATCTTTCCTTCAGCGGCATCGTCACCTTCAAAAGCGCTCATGCCTTACGCGCCGTGGCGAAAGTCGTGCCGCTGGATTGCCTTTTAGTCGAAACCGACTGTCCTTTGCTTGCCCCGGTCCCGTATCGCGGGAAACGGAACGAGCCTGCGTATGTCGCGCAGGTGGCGCAAGCCATCGCCGAGGTCCGAGGGCTCGGTCTGGCAGAGGTTGTCGAAGCGACTAAGAGGAATACAGAAGCCCTGTTTCAACTGGCCGTTTGA
- a CDS encoding DUF433 domain-containing protein, with product MNSRIVIDPAIQHGKPVIRGTRVPVVRILGGLAGGMRIDEIVQEYAVTEEDIRAALAYAGPRRPE from the coding sequence ATGAACAGCCGCATTGTCATCGACCCGGCCATCCAACACGGGAAACCCGTCATTCGCGGGACTCGCGTGCCGGTCGTCCGCATCCTCGGAGGTTTGGCCGGAGGCATGCGTATCGACGAAATCGTTCAAGAATACGCTGTGACTGAAGAGGACATTCGCGCCGCATTGGCTTACGCCGGGCCGCGTAGGCCGGAATGA
- a CDS encoding transcriptional repressor — MSNRLEIFRQWIKEQGLKATSQREDIAQVFLAANRHISVEELYSEVRHVNPRVGYATVYRTMKLLIECGLAVERHFADGQARFEKVEEERHHDHIICERCGRIIEFVDPQIEQMQAKVARQYGFLATDHKMEIYGICQECREGRESRQTAS, encoded by the coding sequence GTGAGCAACCGCCTGGAAATCTTCCGGCAGTGGATTAAAGAACAGGGCTTGAAGGCGACCTCGCAACGCGAGGATATCGCGCAAGTCTTTCTGGCCGCGAATCGCCACATCAGCGTGGAGGAGCTGTACAGCGAGGTGCGGCATGTGAATCCCCGCGTCGGTTATGCCACGGTGTACCGCACGATGAAGCTGTTGATCGAATGCGGACTCGCGGTGGAACGTCACTTCGCCGATGGACAGGCGCGGTTCGAGAAGGTCGAGGAGGAGCGCCACCATGACCACATCATCTGCGAGCGCTGCGGTCGCATCATCGAGTTTGTCGATCCGCAGATCGAGCAAATGCAAGCCAAGGTGGCGCGGCAATACGGGTTCCTGGCCACTGACCACAAGATGGAAATCTACGGCATCTGTCAGGAATGCCGCGAGGGACGAGAGTCTCGTCAAACGGCCAGTTGA
- the metG gene encoding methionine--tRNA ligase produces MPRIYITTPIYYVNGDPHLGSAYTMLITDTLARYYRARGWDTFFLTGTDEHGDKIEKAAAAAGLSPKALTDQVSASFRAAWDECDITYDHFIRTTDEHHIRYVQEVLARLYDTDDIYFGGYQGLYCFGCERFYTTKELRDGKCPDHLTEPKQIEEETYFFRMSKYQERLIRHLEAHPDFIRPEGFRNEVVAMLREPIGDLSISRPKTRLTWGIEMPFDSRYVTYVWFDALLNYISALKYKGEDVFERFWPEAEHFIGKDILKPHGVFWPTMLMAMGVPLYRHLNVHGFWTVEGQKMSKSLGNVISPLDMKAKIGLDAFRYFLLRESVFGQDADFREDSLHAHYNAELANNIGNLVSRSLAMQDRYFNGVVQPLNDPAPEIDQRLAAAFAQAATEVAQHVANLSLSRALEAVFRATDQANKYITETAPFTLAKDPASLPRVGAILHNLLEALRVSAQLLTPFLPDTCEKIFASLAFPAELKRAYDLPWGKAFAPGHLVQKPQPLFPRLT; encoded by the coding sequence ATGCCACGGATTTATATCACCACCCCTATCTACTACGTGAACGGCGACCCGCATCTGGGCAGCGCCTACACCATGCTGATTACCGACACCTTGGCCCGCTACTATCGGGCGCGCGGTTGGGACACGTTTTTTCTCACCGGCACCGACGAGCACGGCGACAAGATCGAAAAAGCCGCCGCCGCTGCCGGGCTGTCGCCTAAAGCATTGACGGACCAAGTCAGCGCCTCGTTTCGTGCCGCGTGGGATGAATGCGACATTACCTACGATCACTTCATCCGCACCACGGATGAGCACCACATCCGTTATGTCCAGGAAGTGCTCGCACGTTTGTACGACACTGACGACATCTACTTTGGCGGCTATCAGGGCTTGTACTGCTTCGGCTGCGAGCGCTTTTACACGACCAAAGAACTCCGCGACGGCAAATGTCCCGACCATCTGACCGAACCGAAACAGATCGAAGAAGAAACCTACTTCTTTCGCATGAGCAAGTATCAGGAGCGCTTGATTCGGCATCTTGAAGCTCATCCCGACTTCATCCGCCCGGAGGGTTTTCGGAATGAAGTCGTGGCCATGCTGCGCGAGCCGATCGGCGACCTGTCGATTTCCCGTCCCAAGACGCGCCTGACCTGGGGCATCGAGATGCCCTTCGATTCCCGCTACGTCACTTATGTTTGGTTCGATGCGCTGCTGAATTACATCAGCGCCTTGAAATACAAAGGCGAGGACGTGTTCGAGCGATTCTGGCCCGAGGCTGAACACTTTATCGGAAAAGACATTCTCAAGCCGCACGGCGTGTTCTGGCCGACCATGCTGATGGCGATGGGGGTGCCATTGTATCGGCATTTGAACGTGCACGGCTTCTGGACAGTGGAAGGGCAGAAGATGTCCAAAAGCCTGGGCAATGTGATTTCGCCCTTGGACATGAAAGCTAAAATTGGGCTCGATGCGTTTCGTTATTTCCTCTTGCGCGAGAGTGTCTTCGGCCAAGACGCAGATTTCCGCGAGGACAGTCTTCATGCCCACTACAACGCCGAGTTGGCCAATAATATCGGTAATCTGGTGAGCCGGTCGCTGGCGATGCAGGATCGGTACTTCAACGGCGTGGTTCAACCGCTAAACGATCCCGCGCCGGAGATCGACCAACGGCTGGCGGCGGCCTTCGCTCAAGCCGCGACCGAGGTCGCACAGCACGTGGCCAATCTGTCGCTCAGTCGGGCGCTAGAGGCGGTGTTCCGCGCCACGGATCAAGCGAACAAGTACATTACCGAGACCGCGCCCTTCACCTTGGCGAAAGATCCGGCCTCGCTGCCCCGCGTCGGCGCTATTCTCCATAACTTGCTGGAAGCCCTGCGCGTCTCCGCCCAACTGCTGACGCCGTTCTTGCCGGACACCTGTGAGAAAATTTTCGCCTCCCTAGCGTTTCCAGCCGAACTCAAACGCGCGTATGACCTGCCTTGGGGCAAGGCTTTCGCACCAGGGCATCTCGTCCAGAAACCGCAACCGCTGTTCCCGCGACTGACGTAA
- a CDS encoding GIY-YIG nuclease family protein — protein sequence MSREHRYYVYLLTNKNNKVVYVGVTNNLERRVYEHKAKIVPGFTEKYNVNKLVYFEETNDVYAALAREKEIKKWRREKKNTLVGAVNPKWKDLSEGWFEISPCGRDDKREKVAMTKGKRSR from the coding sequence ATGTCCAGAGAGCATCGGTACTACGTTTACCTGTTGACGAACAAGAATAACAAGGTTGTGTATGTGGGGGTAACTAACAATCTTGAACGGCGGGTTTATGAGCATAAGGCGAAAATAGTGCCGGGTTTTACGGAGAAATATAACGTCAACAAGCTGGTGTACTTCGAGGAAACGAACGATGTGTACGCCGCGCTAGCGAGAGAAAAAGAAATCAAGAAGTGGCGTCGAGAAAAGAAGAATACTCTCGTAGGTGCCGTCAATCCTAAGTGGAAGGACTTGAGCGAGGGGTGGTTTGAGATCTCTCCCTGCGGTCGCGATGACAAAAGGGAAAAGGTCGCGATGACAAAAGGGAAAAGGTCGCGATGA
- a CDS encoding AAA family ATPase: protein MLFDTIHGQDQALATLRKALASDRLAHAYLFIGPTGVGKKTTAMALTQAMLCRERPQEGCGACAACASVAAGTHPDIVLVAPEAGKQSVVIDQVRHLQRMLSLKPISGGKKVAVLDDAHLLTAQAQSALLKLMEEPPGDALLILLTVNAATLSRPLLSRCQQVRFSPLSSEVVEAQLLQDYGKDAATAHVLALHSRGSLGRALTLDPELFTEERKYVEEELHKLPGASFSDLSRFAEWLIADRVKKSKAQTEAGEERPTGNRLELALSWYEEVLRCAVLGQEGIVRHQENAAVMSQRAAALGVEGALRQLTLVYDTIQALGRNANRQLAVEDLLLQLARE, encoded by the coding sequence ATGCTGTTCGACACTATTCACGGCCAAGACCAAGCACTCGCGACGCTGCGCAAAGCGCTGGCGAGCGATCGCCTGGCGCACGCTTATCTCTTTATCGGTCCGACGGGCGTCGGGAAGAAAACCACCGCGATGGCGTTAACCCAAGCGATGTTGTGCCGGGAACGACCCCAGGAAGGGTGCGGTGCCTGCGCTGCGTGTGCCTCGGTCGCGGCGGGAACGCATCCCGACATTGTGCTAGTGGCGCCCGAGGCCGGCAAACAATCCGTTGTCATCGATCAAGTGCGTCATCTGCAACGGATGCTGAGTTTGAAACCTATCTCGGGCGGAAAGAAGGTCGCCGTGCTTGACGATGCCCATCTGCTTACGGCCCAGGCGCAGAGCGCTCTGCTCAAACTGATGGAGGAGCCGCCAGGGGATGCGTTGTTGATTCTGCTCACGGTCAATGCCGCGACCCTGTCTCGCCCCTTATTGTCCCGCTGCCAACAAGTGCGGTTTTCCCCGCTTTCTTCCGAGGTGGTCGAAGCACAGTTGCTCCAGGATTACGGCAAAGATGCCGCCACTGCCCACGTCCTGGCGCTTCACAGTCGTGGCAGTTTGGGACGCGCTTTGACACTCGATCCGGAATTGTTCACCGAAGAGCGCAAATACGTCGAGGAAGAACTGCACAAGCTGCCCGGTGCGTCATTCTCCGATCTGTCACGGTTTGCGGAATGGTTGATTGCCGACCGTGTGAAGAAGTCCAAAGCTCAGACAGAAGCTGGTGAGGAACGCCCGACCGGCAATCGCCTGGAACTCGCGTTGTCCTGGTACGAAGAAGTCCTGCGGTGCGCCGTGTTGGGGCAGGAGGGGATCGTGCGTCACCAGGAAAACGCCGCCGTCATGTCTCAGCGTGCCGCCGCACTGGGTGTCGAGGGAGCACTACGACAACTCACCCTCGTCTATGATACGATCCAAGCCCTCGGTCGCAATGCCAACCGGCAACTCGCGGTCGAGGACCTGCTGTTACAACTTGCTCGGGAGTAA